The Burkholderia mayonis DNA window TGCTCGTATCGTTGGCGATCCCGATCACGCTGTTCGCGCTGCCTCTGCCGATCGAATACGAATCGCCACTGCTCTGGCCGCGCCTCGCGGGCGCCGGCATGACGCTTTTCGGCGGTGGCTTCTCCGCGCTGCCCGTGCTGAAGTCGCTATTCGTCACGCGCGCGACGGGCATCACCGAGCAGGACTTCATGCTCGCGTTCACGCTGTCGCCCGTATCGCCCGGGCCGCTCCTGAACGTCGTGCCGTTTCTCGGCTATCTCGAGGACGGCTGGCGCGGCGCGCTGCTGTCGACCGTTGCGCTGTTCGTGCCGTCCGGCTGCCTCGTCATATTCGCGCGGCGGCACGTCGAGCGTCTGAAGCTCCATCCGCGCTTCGCGGGCGGCATGCGCGTGCTGCGCGCGGCGACCACCGCGTTCCTCGCGATCGCAGCCGTGCGCCTCGTCGCGAAGACGCCCGTCGAGCCGGTGTACTGGGCAACAGGCGTGATCGCGTGGCTGTGCCTCGCGCGATTCAAGGTGCCCGTCTATGCGATATACGGCGCGGTCGCGGCGGCATGCGGCGGCTGGTTGATCCTAGCCGCGCATGGGTGAGCGCCGTCTGCGCTAGGTTGTATCGTTTCGTTGTTGCATTTCGTTGTTGCATCTCGCCCCGCTCTCCGCTCTCCGCTCGCCGTTCCCTCGCAGCTCATTCCATTGCTTCGTTACTTTTCGCGCTGCCCCGCGCGTACCGCTTGCCGCGCGTATCCACACCGCCGCGTCAGCCGCGCGCCGCGCCGAATCCGCCGAAGAACGCCTGCGCATTCGCTTCGAGACTCTCGATGTGATAGCCGCCCTCCTGCACGATGACGGTCGGCAGCCGCATCCCGCCGATCAGGTTTCCTAACTTGCCGAAACCCTCCGTCGTCACCGCGACCTGCGACTGCGGATCGTCGCGATAGATGTCGAAGCCGAGCGACAGCACGAGCGCATCCGGCGCGAAGCGCCGCAACTCGCGCAGCGCGTCGTCGACGCGCTCGAAGAACACCGCTTCGCTCGATCCGTGCGGCATCGGCAGATTCACGTTGTAGCCGTAGCCGTCGCCCGCGCCGCGCTCGTCGTCGAAGCCCGCGACGGCCGGATAGTAGTTCGTCGGATCGCCGTGGATCGACACGTAGAGCACGTCGCGCCGCGCGTAGAAGATCTCCTGGATGCCCTGGCCGTGGTGCATGTCGGTGTCGAGGATCGCGACGCGCGCATGGCGTGCGCGCAACGCCTGCGCGGCGATCGCCGCGTTGTTCAGGTAGCAGAAGCCGCCCGCCGCGTCGACGCGCGCATGGTGGCCGGGCGGCCGGCACAGCGCGTACGCTTCGCGCGCGCCGTCCCGCACCGCCGCCGCCGCCGCGAGCGCGCTCTGCGCGGACCAGTACGCGGCGCGCCACGTGTCGGCGCCGACCGGGCAGCTACCGTCCGCGAGATAGCGGCCCGCCTGCGCGAGCACGCCGCGCAGCGCGTTCGGCTCGCGCACGAAGATGTTCGACATCACTTCGTCGCCCCAATCCTCGGGCATCTTCTTCCATTCGCGATGCGCGGTTTCGAGAAAGCGCAGGTAGCCCACGTCGTGCACGGCCGCGATCGGCGCGATGCCGAAGTCGACCGGCTCGCGCACCGCGAAGCCCATCGCAAGGGCCGCCGCGGCGAGCCGCACCGCGCGATCGGGCACCTCCTGCGGCGTGCGCATCCGGCCGCGCGAATAGTACGTGCGCGGATGATGCAGCGATTGGTCGGGGTGGAAGTAAGTGAGCATCTTGCGTTCCTCGGTTTGGTCGGGCGGGCAGTGCGGCGCCCGTTATCGGTTATCGGATTGCAGGGGCGGTAGTGCTCGTTCGGCGTTCGGCGTTCAATGTCCGAATGCGCTTCGATTCGGCAATCGTCGAATCGGCATCGATCGAATCGATGTCCATCGACAGCCGACGATCGTTTCGATGTGCGCCCGTTCGACGTCTCGCGCTTCGTCGCTCGACGATCCAGCGCTCATCGATCCGCCACGCCCGCGCGATCGAGCACCGCGCCGAGCAGCACGTTCGCGCCGCGCGTCGCGTCGTCGGGCAGCACATCCTCGGCTTCGTTGTGCGACAACCCGCCGACGCACGGAATGAACACCATCGCGCTCGGGCAGTGCTTCGCGAGATGGATCGCGTCGTGCCCGGCGCCGCTCGCGATCCGTTCGTGCCGATAGCCGAAGCGCTCGGCCGCGGCCTCGACGCTCGCGACGCAAGCCGCATCGAACGGCGTCGCGGGGCTTGTCCAGTGCGTCGACGCGTCGATGCGCAAGCCGCGCTGCGCAGCGATGCGCGCGCAGACATCGGCCGCCGCGCGCGCCATCTCGTCGAGTGTCGCGTCGTCCGGATGGCGCAAGTCGAGCGTGAACACGACCGCGCCCGCGATCGTGTTGCGCGACGCATTCGGAATCCCGACGCAGCCGATCGTCGCGAGCCCGTGTGGCGCGAAGTCCGCGAGCATCCGTTCGATTCCGTCCGCGATCTGCGCGAAGCCGAACAGCGCGTCGCGACGATGCGCGATCGGCGTCGTTCCCGCATGCGCGGGCTGGCCCGCGATCGTCACGTCGAGCCAGCGGATTGCCTGCCCGCCCGTCACGACGCCGATCTCGGCGCCGTTCGCCTCGAGCACCGGCCCCTGCTCGATATGCGCTTCGAAGTACGCATCGATCGCCGGCCGCGCCGCCTGCCGCGCGCCGCGATAACCGATCCGATCGAGCGCGTCGGCAAGCGTCGCCTGCGCGGCGTCGCGCACGGCGAGTGCATCGGCTAGCGGCATCACGCCCGCGGCCACCGCCGAACCGAGCATCGCAGGCGCAAAGCGCGCGCCCTCCTCGTTGGTCCACGACACGATCTCGATCGGCTTGCGCGTGACGATCGCCGCATCGTTCAAGCTGCGCACGACCTCGAGCGCGGCGAGCACGCCGTAGGCGCCGTCGAAGCGCCCGCCTTCCGGCTGCGTGTCGAGATGGCTGCCGATCAGGACGGGCGGCGCCCCGGCGTTCGCGCCCGCGCGGCGTGCGAACAGATTGCCGATCTCGTCGACGCCGACCGCGAGCCCTGCGTCGCGACACCAACGCGCGAACAGATCGCGGCCGCGCCTGTCGTCGTCGGTCGCGGCGAGCCGCCGCACGCCGCCGTTCGCGGTCCCGCCGATCCGGGCCATCTCGGCGAGCGAACGCCACAGTCGCTCGCCGTTCACGGCGGGCGATCGCCGATCGAATGCGGACGTCATGTCAGCGCGCCTCCAATACTTCGTTACCCGAAGCACCGCGGGCCGAGCGGCGCGCATCCAGCGCGACGATGCTCACGAGCGACAGCCCCGCAAGACACGTATAGAACAGCGCGAGCGGCAGCCACGCGCCCGCGTGGCGATGCGCGAGCCACGTGCCGACGAGCGGCGTGAGCCCGCCCGCGAGCGCGCCGCACACCTGGTAGGACAGCGAGATCGCCGAATAGCGGATGCGCGCCGGGAACACGCCGGACACGAAGCCCGCGATCACTGAATAGAAGCCCGCCATGCAGACGACCGCGAGCGCGATGCCGACGACGATCGCGCCGGGCCGCCCGCTCGTCACGAGCATGAACATCGGATACGGCGACGCCATCGCCGCGACGGCCGCGAGCTTCAGGAAGCGCGCGCCGCCGAGCTTCTCGGCGAGCCACGCGGCGATGGGCTGCGCGACGAACTGGATGATCGCGACCGCGAACAGGCAATCGAGGATCGTCGAGCGCGAAATGCCGAGCTGCTGCGTCGTGTACGCGATCATGAACGTGTTCGTGAAGTACACGCCGGCGATGCCGATCGTGTTCGCGCCGATGCACAGCAGCACGAGGCCCGACGCCGAGCGGAACACGTCGGCGATCGGCAGCTTCGCGGTCGCGCGCGTCCGCTTGACCGCCTCGAACTCGGGCGATTCGTTGACGCCGAGCCGGATCACGATCCCGACGATCAAAAGCACCGCGCTCGCGAGAAACGGCAGACGCCAGCCCCACGCGAGGAAATCGGCCTTGTCGAGCGACGTGACCGCGCGAAACGCGACGAGCGACAGGATGAGCCCCGCCGGGCTGCCGAGCTGCGCGAACGACGCGAAGAACGTGCGCCGCCCGGGCGGCGCGTGCTCGCCCGCCATCAGCACCGCGCCGCCCCACTCGCCGCCGACCGCGACGCCCTGCACGATCCGCAGCAGCACGAGCAGCACGGGCGCGAGCGTGCCGACGCGCTCGTAGCTCGGCAAGAGGCCGATGCAGACGGTCGCGACGCCCATCATCGCGAGCGTCGTCATCAGCGCCTTCTTGCGGCCGATCCGGTCGCCGAGATGGCCGAACACGATGCCGCCGAGCGGCCGCGCGAAAAAGCCGACCGCGAACGTGCCGAACGACGCCATCGTGCTGACGAACGGGTCGCCGGACGGAAAATATAGCTCGCCGAACACGAGCGCGGCGGCAGTCGCATAGATGTAGAAGTCGTACCACTCGATCATCGTGCCGACGAACGCGGCGCCAGCGGCGCGCACCGGCTGGCGCACGGACGGTTGGGGGGCAGTCATCGCGGAATCTCCTCTCTGCTCACGCGCGGCGCCCGGCGATTCGGCGGGTGCGCGCTCGACATGCTGCGGGCCCGTCGCTTTGCGCCCGCGCCACGCGCAAGCGGCTGCGCGCAGCACGTTTATCGCCATCCATTAACTATTAGTCAAATTTCGGCTTATTATCTACGGCATTATTTTTACTAATGTCAGTCGCCGGAGACTCGCCGCCATGCGCCCCGCCGCCGTCCGTTTCCTGAACGACCGCCTCGACTGGAACCTGCTGCGCACGTTCCTCGTCATCATGCAGGAGCGCAGCGTGAGCCGCGCCGCCGCGCGGCTGCACGTCACGCAGCCGGCCATGAGCCAGGCGCTCAAGCGGCTCGAGGACACACTCGGCCACACGCTGATCCAGCGCCGCGGCCCGCACTTCGAGCCGACCCACGCGGGCGCCGAGGTATACCGGATCGCGAGCGAGATCTACGGCACGATCTCGCAGCTCGACACCGAGCTCGACGACGCCGCGGCCGACCTGACGGGCTCGATCCGGCTGCTGTCGGTGAGCCGCATCGAATCGGGCGTCTACGACTCCTTCCTTGCCGACTTCCACCGGCAATATCCGCGCGTCGATCTGCAGATCGAAGTGATGCGCTCGTCCGACATCATCTCGTCGCTGCTGCAGAAAACCGCGACGGCGGGCCTGAGCCTCTGCCGCAACCCGGTCGACAAACTCGCACGCACGCCGTTCCTGCGGCAGCGCTACGCGATCTTCTGCGGCCGCCACCATCGCCTCTACGGCCAAACGCAACTGACGACGAACGATCTGCTCGCGGAGAACTTCGTGTCGTTTACGAGCGACCAGATCGGCGACAGCCTGTCGCCGCTCACAGTGTTCCGCGACCAGAAGGGGTTCACGGGACGCATCGTCGCGGCGTCGCCGAGCCTCGACGAAGTGCGGCGTCTCATCTTCGCGGGCTACGGGATCGGCTGCCTGCCCGAGCACATCGTCCGCGACGATCTCGTGCGCCAGCGGCTCTGGCGGCTCCCGCCGGAAGAAGGCCTCGTCGACATCGACATCTTCTTGCTGTGGCATCGCGAGCGAAAGATGAACGCGGCCGAGCACGCGTTCCTCGAAGGCTTCGAGCGCGCGATGCAGCGCTACGCGCTCGACGAGCGGCTGTCGGTCGAGCCGTGACGCGGCGCGCGACGATGCGTTCGCGCAAAATTTGGATAGGGGCAGGCCTCGCGGCCCGCCCCCTTCGACATACATGGACGTACGGGTCCGGACACGGCGGTTCGGATCAGTTAATCGGTTTGGTTTGCAACGACGGCAGACCCAGAAAGGCGAGATACCGGTTCGGCGGGGCGATGCTCAGCGCTGAGCTACAGCTCAGCCGCCAGACACCGTGGGATGAACCCACGGTCTGGGCGGCAAGGTTGCGATTGACGCCGCGTACAGTCAGTTCCTGGAATCGGGTAGGCGTCTGTTTCCGCTGCTTCCAGAGGAAGCAGCGGAAACATCGCCGAATCCACGCATCCAGTTTCTGAAGAGCGCCCGGCGTCTCGCAGAACCCAAAGTAGCCTCGCCACGGTTCATCAGCAGGCGGCTGTTGCGCCACCATCGCCGACCGTTCGCGGCCACCCGGCGAGCATCCTCTTTCGAAGCGCCCAGCGCCAACATCCCCCGGTACATCGTCGCACCTCGTCTCCAATGCTTGAGCTGCACTGCTCGCAGCCGGTGCCTGATCCACTCGTCGAGTTCAGGGAACACCTTCGGCGTCTGCGCGAGCTGGAAGTACGCTTTCCAGCCCGGCATATACGCTTTCAGTCGCTCCGCCACCGCCGGCAGGCTTCGCCCGCCCGAGCGGCGTGTCATCTCCCGGATGCGTTGCTTGAAGGTCTCCTGCGCCTTCCACGACACCGCGCATTTGATCCGGCCGC harbors:
- a CDS encoding Zn-dependent hydrolase produces the protein MTSAFDRRSPAVNGERLWRSLAEMARIGGTANGGVRRLAATDDDRRGRDLFARWCRDAGLAVGVDEIGNLFARRAGANAGAPPVLIGSHLDTQPEGGRFDGAYGVLAALEVVRSLNDAAIVTRKPIEIVSWTNEEGARFAPAMLGSAVAAGVMPLADALAVRDAAQATLADALDRIGYRGARQAARPAIDAYFEAHIEQGPVLEANGAEIGVVTGGQAIRWLDVTIAGQPAHAGTTPIAHRRDALFGFAQIADGIERMLADFAPHGLATIGCVGIPNASRNTIAGAVVFTLDLRHPDDATLDEMARAAADVCARIAAQRGLRIDASTHWTSPATPFDAACVASVEAAAERFGYRHERIASGAGHDAIHLAKHCPSAMVFIPCVGGLSHNEAEDVLPDDATRGANVLLGAVLDRAGVADR
- a CDS encoding MFS transporter produces the protein MTAPQPSVRQPVRAAGAAFVGTMIEWYDFYIYATAAALVFGELYFPSGDPFVSTMASFGTFAVGFFARPLGGIVFGHLGDRIGRKKALMTTLAMMGVATVCIGLLPSYERVGTLAPVLLVLLRIVQGVAVGGEWGGAVLMAGEHAPPGRRTFFASFAQLGSPAGLILSLVAFRAVTSLDKADFLAWGWRLPFLASAVLLIVGIVIRLGVNESPEFEAVKRTRATAKLPIADVFRSASGLVLLCIGANTIGIAGVYFTNTFMIAYTTQQLGISRSTILDCLFAVAIIQFVAQPIAAWLAEKLGGARFLKLAAVAAMASPYPMFMLVTSGRPGAIVVGIALAVVCMAGFYSVIAGFVSGVFPARIRYSAISLSYQVCGALAGGLTPLVGTWLAHRHAGAWLPLALFYTCLAGLSLVSIVALDARRSARGASGNEVLEAR
- a CDS encoding LysR family transcriptional regulator, translated to MRPAAVRFLNDRLDWNLLRTFLVIMQERSVSRAAARLHVTQPAMSQALKRLEDTLGHTLIQRRGPHFEPTHAGAEVYRIASEIYGTISQLDTELDDAAADLTGSIRLLSVSRIESGVYDSFLADFHRQYPRVDLQIEVMRSSDIISSLLQKTATAGLSLCRNPVDKLARTPFLRQRYAIFCGRHHRLYGQTQLTTNDLLAENFVSFTSDQIGDSLSPLTVFRDQKGFTGRIVAASPSLDEVRRLIFAGYGIGCLPEHIVRDDLVRQRLWRLPPEEGLVDIDIFLLWHRERKMNAAEHAFLEGFERAMQRYALDERLSVEP
- a CDS encoding histone deacetylase family protein — translated: MLTYFHPDQSLHHPRTYYSRGRMRTPQEVPDRAVRLAAAALAMGFAVREPVDFGIAPIAAVHDVGYLRFLETAHREWKKMPEDWGDEVMSNIFVREPNALRGVLAQAGRYLADGSCPVGADTWRAAYWSAQSALAAAAAVRDGAREAYALCRPPGHHARVDAAGGFCYLNNAAIAAQALRARHARVAILDTDMHHGQGIQEIFYARRDVLYVSIHGDPTNYYPAVAGFDDERGAGDGYGYNVNLPMPHGSSEAVFFERVDDALRELRRFAPDALVLSLGFDIYRDDPQSQVAVTTEGFGKLGNLIGGMRLPTVIVQEGGYHIESLEANAQAFFGGFGAARG